The Kluyvera intermedia genome window below encodes:
- a CDS encoding CocE/NonD family hydrolase — protein sequence MKFTLISAMLLTAMAGVTSVNAADYKKNSFTLVYDGAITENVKGKVNIHPVKYDLHGIQIAANVYTPANYDPAKKYPTVVVAHPNGGVKEQVAGLYAQRLAEQGYITITADAAYQGASGGMPRSVDKPANRIEDIHGMADYISQYPGVDTARLGLLGICGGGGYSLVAAETDKRFKSIATISMFNSGLVRRNGMQDSQLDTIQQRLQQASDARAQEAAGGEVLYSGDANLTDEQIAKLPFALYRQGYEYYWKTHAHPNSTFKYTTSSLLDLMSFDVTDHINLINKPLLMIAGTKADTLYMTEDAFAKATGTKDKELFLIDGATHIETYWVPKYVDEAMQKLDVFFDKNI from the coding sequence ATGAAATTCACGCTTATCAGTGCAATGCTACTCACGGCAATGGCTGGGGTGACCTCAGTCAATGCGGCTGATTACAAAAAAAATTCCTTCACACTCGTTTATGACGGTGCCATTACTGAGAACGTCAAAGGTAAGGTCAACATTCACCCCGTGAAATACGATCTGCATGGCATCCAGATCGCTGCGAATGTCTATACCCCTGCTAACTACGATCCCGCCAAAAAATACCCGACCGTGGTGGTTGCACATCCTAATGGCGGCGTAAAAGAACAGGTCGCCGGGTTGTATGCCCAGCGTCTCGCCGAGCAGGGCTACATCACGATTACCGCCGATGCTGCGTATCAGGGCGCTAGCGGCGGGATGCCGCGCAGCGTGGATAAACCCGCTAATCGCATTGAGGATATCCACGGCATGGCTGACTACATCAGCCAGTATCCTGGTGTAGATACCGCCCGCCTTGGTCTACTGGGTATTTGCGGAGGCGGCGGGTATTCACTTGTTGCGGCTGAAACTGACAAGCGGTTTAAATCGATAGCCACCATCAGCATGTTTAATTCAGGCCTTGTGCGCCGCAACGGTATGCAGGATTCACAGCTGGATACTATCCAGCAGCGTCTTCAGCAGGCATCTGACGCACGTGCTCAGGAAGCCGCCGGAGGAGAAGTGCTTTACTCCGGCGATGCCAACCTCACTGATGAACAGATTGCTAAATTACCTTTTGCCTTGTATCGCCAGGGCTACGAGTACTACTGGAAAACCCACGCGCACCCGAACTCCACGTTTAAATACACCACCAGCAGCCTGTTAGATTTGATGAGCTTTGACGTCACGGACCATATCAATCTCATCAATAAACCGCTGCTGATGATTGCCGGTACAAAAGCGGATACGCTCTATATGACGGAAGATGCGTTCGCGAAAGCCACCGGTACGAAGGACAAAGAACTCTTCCTGATCGATGGCGCTACCCATATCGAAACGTATTGGGTGCCCAAATATGTTGATGAGGCAATGCAAAAGTTAGACGTATTCTTCGATAAGAATATTTAG
- a CDS encoding LysR family transcriptional regulator, giving the protein MLKENFNELQIFLVVARERSFTKAAGKLGVSQSALSHAMKALEERLNIRLLTRTTRSVAPTEAGERIIACLEPRIADLEQELESLVQLNGTASGNIRLSAGEHAVRSLVWPKLKPFLREYPEINVELVVDNGFVDIVEGRFDAGIRLGESVDKDMIAVRIGSDMRMAVVGAPSYFAANPAPQTPHELQNHRCINMRLPTAGGLYHWEFEKDGKPLRVRVEGQVTFNLQAERIDAALSGFGLACIPEDRVQDYIKSGELIQVLQDWCPSFPGYYLYYPSRKQHPPAFALMIDALRYQE; this is encoded by the coding sequence ATGCTCAAAGAAAACTTCAACGAACTGCAAATCTTTCTTGTGGTAGCGAGGGAGCGAAGTTTTACCAAAGCAGCGGGTAAACTGGGGGTTTCTCAGTCTGCACTCAGCCACGCGATGAAGGCCCTGGAGGAAAGGCTGAATATCCGCCTTCTGACCCGCACGACCCGAAGCGTTGCGCCTACGGAAGCAGGGGAGCGAATTATTGCCTGCCTTGAACCCAGAATTGCCGATCTTGAACAGGAACTGGAATCGCTTGTTCAACTGAATGGTACTGCCTCCGGCAATATCCGTTTATCTGCCGGGGAGCATGCCGTGCGAAGTCTGGTGTGGCCCAAGTTAAAACCCTTCCTCAGAGAATACCCCGAAATCAACGTTGAGCTGGTGGTTGATAACGGCTTTGTTGATATCGTCGAGGGGCGTTTTGATGCCGGGATCCGCTTGGGCGAAAGCGTGGATAAGGACATGATTGCGGTAAGAATTGGGTCGGACATGAGAATGGCCGTAGTGGGGGCACCGTCTTATTTCGCGGCAAACCCTGCACCCCAAACGCCGCACGAGTTACAAAATCATCGGTGCATCAATATGCGCCTGCCGACTGCCGGTGGACTTTACCACTGGGAGTTTGAGAAGGATGGGAAACCGTTACGGGTCAGAGTGGAAGGGCAGGTCACATTTAATCTGCAGGCAGAAAGGATTGATGCGGCGTTATCCGGTTTTGGCCTCGCCTGTATACCTGAAGACAGGGTGCAGGATTATATAAAGTCAGGAGAGCTTATTCAGGTTCTGCAGGACTGGTGTCCGTCTTTCCCTGGATATTACCTCTACTACCCGAGCCGTAAGCAGCATCCGCCCGCTTTTGCACTGATGATCGATGCACTTCGCTACCAGGAATAA
- a CDS encoding multidrug effflux MFS transporter, with protein MFNQQPSIQSATARKTGLSFLLILSALMAVTSLSTDIYLPAMPVMAKDLQGDAELTITGFLIGFCIAQLIWGPISDRYGRRLPLFIGLGLFIIGSVGCALSTDIVQIVFWRVFQALGACTGPMLARAMIRDLFSRTRAAQMLSTLMIIMAIAPIAGPLIGGQMIKFTSWHAIFWLLAVIGALMLMSLFWLPETLPAEKRSQASVTKAFHNYYALLTNAKYMRFTLCLTFYYVAAYAFITGSPFVYITYFGVDPQHYGWLFAVNIVGLMAVSMVNRRLVHRYPLETLLRNAVFIATIAAIVLAVTTGLGVGGMTVIVGAVFVFFSMNGIIAATSTACALDAVPNVAGSASALMGALQYGSGIISSLLLALFSDGTPWTMGWIIALFTAASALMALTVQIKK; from the coding sequence ATGTTTAATCAACAGCCAAGTATACAGTCGGCTACAGCTAGAAAAACCGGTCTGTCTTTTTTACTCATTCTCAGCGCTCTGATGGCTGTGACCTCTTTATCAACCGACATTTATCTTCCCGCTATGCCGGTCATGGCAAAAGATTTACAGGGTGATGCAGAGCTGACAATTACAGGGTTCCTGATCGGTTTTTGTATTGCACAACTAATTTGGGGACCGATTAGCGATCGTTATGGGCGTCGTCTACCGCTGTTTATCGGCTTAGGTCTATTCATCATCGGTTCGGTGGGCTGCGCGTTATCAACAGATATTGTGCAAATTGTCTTCTGGCGTGTTTTTCAGGCGTTAGGTGCCTGTACCGGCCCGATGCTGGCTCGAGCCATGATCCGCGACCTGTTTAGCCGTACTCGTGCAGCACAAATGCTTTCGACACTCATGATCATCATGGCAATCGCGCCAATTGCCGGGCCACTAATCGGCGGGCAAATGATTAAATTCACTTCGTGGCACGCCATTTTCTGGCTGCTGGCAGTTATCGGAGCATTAATGTTGATGTCTTTATTCTGGTTGCCGGAGACATTACCTGCCGAAAAACGCTCACAAGCCTCCGTTACAAAAGCCTTTCACAACTACTATGCCTTACTAACCAACGCCAAATACATGCGTTTCACGCTGTGCCTGACGTTCTACTACGTTGCAGCCTACGCCTTTATTACCGGCTCTCCGTTTGTGTACATCACGTACTTTGGTGTAGATCCGCAGCATTATGGTTGGCTGTTTGCGGTAAACATTGTGGGATTGATGGCAGTAAGTATGGTCAACAGACGCCTGGTTCACCGTTATCCATTGGAAACGTTGCTCAGGAATGCCGTATTCATCGCCACTATTGCGGCAATTGTGCTGGCGGTTACAACCGGCCTGGGCGTAGGTGGAATGACCGTAATTGTCGGTGCTGTATTCGTGTTCTTCTCTATGAATGGCATCATCGCAGCAACATCCACGGCTTGCGCACTAGACGCAGTGCCTAATGTGGCTGGCTCCGCATCGGCGCTAATGGGCGCATTACAATACGGCAGCGGCATCATCTCTTCACTGCTTCTTGCTCTGTTCAGTGACGGTACACCATGGACGATGGGCTGGATAATTGCGTTGTTTACAGCAGCCAGCGCCTTGATGGCACTGACCGTTCAGATAAAAAAATAA
- a CDS encoding DUF1471 domain-containing protein has translation MKALIITTLVMGFISVNAASAAQEINHADGKEKIGVVSASNAYTLDDLSNALSRKADEQGATSFKILSTTGKNRLHGVAEIYK, from the coding sequence ATGAAAGCACTAATTATTACTACATTGGTCATGGGGTTTATTTCAGTGAATGCCGCCTCTGCTGCTCAGGAAATTAACCATGCGGATGGGAAAGAAAAGATCGGTGTCGTCTCAGCCAGCAATGCCTATACGCTTGATGATTTATCGAATGCGCTGTCTCGTAAGGCTGATGAGCAAGGTGCTACATCATTCAAAATTCTGTCTACAACGGGAAAGAACAGGCTACACGGCGTTGCTGAGATCTATAAGTAA
- a CDS encoding aldo/keto reductase yields the protein MQKRYLGQSRLEVSALGLGCMGLSHGYGPATDTRQAIELIRAAVERGVTFFDTAEVYGPFLNEEVVGEALKPFRDRVVIATKFGFTFGDDNKQQILNSRPEHIREAVEGSLRRLKTDVIDLLYQHRVDPDVPIEDVAGTVKDLIAEGKVKHFGLSEAGAQTIRRAHAVQPVTALQSEYSLWWREPEQEILPLLEELGIGFVPFSPLGKGFLTGSIKPGTTFGKDDYRSQVPRFAEQAIEANEKLVSLLGELAAEKGVTSAQIALAWLLAQKPWIVPIPGTTKLHRLEENLGAADIILSQDDSRQITQALETIKIVGERYSPEHQARVGR from the coding sequence TAAGCCACGGTTATGGCCCGGCGACAGATACGCGTCAGGCTATCGAGCTCATTCGCGCTGCGGTTGAACGTGGCGTCACCTTCTTCGATACGGCTGAAGTGTATGGCCCTTTCCTCAATGAAGAGGTTGTCGGTGAAGCCTTAAAACCGTTTCGTGACCGCGTGGTCATCGCCACCAAGTTTGGTTTTACTTTTGGCGACGACAACAAGCAGCAGATTTTAAACAGCCGTCCGGAGCATATCCGTGAAGCGGTGGAAGGATCATTACGCCGTCTCAAGACTGATGTTATTGATCTGCTGTATCAACATCGTGTCGATCCGGATGTCCCAATTGAAGACGTTGCGGGAACCGTGAAAGACCTGATCGCTGAAGGCAAAGTTAAACATTTCGGTCTGTCCGAAGCGGGTGCGCAAACCATTCGTCGTGCGCATGCCGTACAACCTGTCACGGCGCTACAAAGCGAATACTCCCTGTGGTGGCGCGAGCCTGAGCAGGAGATCCTGCCGTTACTGGAGGAACTGGGTATTGGTTTTGTGCCCTTCAGTCCATTAGGCAAAGGCTTCCTGACGGGATCGATTAAGCCAGGAACCACTTTTGGGAAGGATGATTACAGAAGCCAAGTGCCGCGTTTCGCCGAGCAGGCGATTGAAGCCAATGAAAAGCTGGTCTCATTGCTGGGTGAACTGGCGGCAGAGAAAGGCGTGACGTCTGCACAAATCGCGCTGGCATGGCTGCTGGCACAAAAGCCGTGGATTGTGCCTATCCCTGGCACCACGAAACTGCACCGGCTGGAAGAAAACCTGGGGGCTGCCGACATCATTCTTTCACAGGATGACTCACGGCAGATAACCCAGGCGCTTGAAACGATTAAAATCGTCGGCGAGCGTTACTCTCCTGAGCACCAGGCCCGCGTAGGCCGTTAA
- a CDS encoding SDR family oxidoreductase, giving the protein MKILVAGATGSIGLHVVNSAIEMGHQPVALVRNKRKVKLLPRRTDIFYGDVSLPETLTELPKDIDAIIFTLGSDGQGRIGARAIDYGGVRNILRIFKDTPVRIGLMTTIGVTERLSTWNQRTEVHDWKRRAERLVRASGHPYTIVRPGWFDYNNDDEHRIVMLQGDRRHAGTPEDGVISREQIAQVLVSALTNDEAKNKTFELVAERGEAQQDLTPLFADLKTDDPQKNDGVLDIDNMPLREEPECIINELNLHSKN; this is encoded by the coding sequence ATGAAAATACTCGTTGCAGGCGCGACAGGAAGTATTGGTCTTCATGTCGTGAATAGTGCTATTGAAATGGGCCATCAGCCCGTCGCGCTGGTTAGAAATAAGCGCAAAGTAAAACTACTTCCTCGTCGAACAGATATTTTTTACGGCGATGTTTCGCTGCCAGAAACACTCACCGAATTGCCGAAAGATATTGATGCCATCATCTTCACTCTCGGTTCGGATGGTCAGGGTCGTATTGGTGCCCGCGCTATCGATTACGGCGGCGTGCGTAATATTTTACGAATATTCAAGGATACGCCTGTTCGTATTGGTTTAATGACCACGATTGGCGTGACTGAACGGCTCAGCACCTGGAATCAGCGCACTGAGGTTCATGACTGGAAAAGACGTGCCGAGCGTCTGGTCAGGGCCAGCGGTCATCCCTATACCATCGTCAGGCCCGGCTGGTTTGATTACAACAATGATGATGAGCACAGAATCGTGATGCTCCAAGGGGATCGTCGCCATGCGGGAACGCCGGAAGACGGTGTGATATCTCGAGAGCAAATCGCCCAGGTTCTGGTCAGTGCCCTGACCAACGACGAGGCAAAAAATAAAACCTTCGAGCTGGTGGCTGAACGAGGTGAAGCACAGCAGGATCTTACCCCACTGTTTGCAGACCTAAAGACTGATGATCCACAAAAAAATGATGGCGTTTTAGACATAGACAATATGCCTCTGCGTGAAGAACCTGAGTGCATTATTAACGAGCTGAATTTGCACTCAAAAAATTAA